A window of Leptolyngbya sp. NIES-3755 genomic DNA:
CCCTTGATATCTTGAAGTGCAGTTAGCCACTCTTGTATGTTTTTGGTTTCTAAAATTTGACCCTGTTGAATTGCAGTAGAAAATGCTTGATTAATTTGCATCAGGATTACGCTCATCTTCTGAATCTCTTGATAAGTTTCCAGATTGATAGCGGGGACTGATTGGGGTCGCGATCGCTTGATTAAGAGTTGGCGTAGATATGTACTGAGAGGAACAGGTCTAGCCTGTTCTTCTAAAGCTTTTCTTTGAGCAGGAGTAAACCGAACGCCAACTAATTCTGTGTGCGGGTCAGTATTTTTCTTGCGCTTCCCCATAGGATTTATACTCAGGTTTTGTTTTACAAAAACATGGCTTGCTCAGGATTATAATTTAGAACAACTATACTGATATAAGGTGAGGTTAATTTGGTACGAAATGTTATAAAAGCGAAGTAATTTCAACCCTCTGGCAAGGAGCGAATTTCGCCGTACTGCTTACAGTGCTGAATAAGCCGACGAGTTTCCCCAGTTGCTTCTAGCTGCTCTAAATTACCTATAAGAATAAATAGTTCTTCTGCCCGACTTACCGCAGTATTGAGTAGATTCGGGCGACGATTAATATAGCTGAGAAAACTGCGATCGCATTGATAGGGCGACAGAATAATCACTGGTTTTTCCCCACCTTGAAAGCTGTGAATAGTGCCGATATCGTAGTAAGAAAAGTTTCTCCAACGATTGAGTAAGTGGAACCGGAGCGCAGAAGCCTGGTGAAAAAATGGTGACAGCACTCCAATTTGATTTATCTTGTAACTTCGATTAAGTAACTGATTAATAATTTTTTCGACAGCTTGAATCTCTTGTAAGTTGACCCGATCTTGGACTTCTCCCTCAACTGAATATGCAATTAAGTTAGAACCTAATGCAGATCTTCGATCGGTAGTTAATATATTCAAGCCACCTGGATAATTTGGACTGCAAAAAGTAATAATCGCAGGGACAGAACGGTAGTGATTTCTGAGTACGATCGCGTTGCCCAAATCACCACATTCACCAGAAGCACCAGCGGCAAGATGGAATGCTGTAGCGGTGTCTTTTGCAGTCGGGGCGTACCGCTCATAGTCTTGAAAGGTTAGTCCGCGATTCAGAAACGATCGCTTGCAGTACTCTTGAATGGTATCAGGACAAAGATTGAGAATCGGCTCAATCTGTTTTGGATCGCCGAGCGCTGCAACTTGTTGACTACGAGCCAAAACGGGTAGTACTTGATGCGGAGGTGTTGCACCCATTTCTTCCAGAATTGTGAAACGGATCAAATTCGGCTCCAGAGCCGGAATAATGACTGACAAAGATTGTAAAGTTGAACTCAAAACTGGAAAAACAAGACTTAAACGGGTGAAGAAGCGTTCAGCATTTAGCTTAATCTCTCCTATACTTTCTTCGTTTCTCTGCAAAGTACCTTCATAAATTCGTAGCGTTTCGAGCATTTCTTCGCGGCGCAATAACGCTTCCTGCTCAAGAAAATCCCAAGACTTTTGAAACAGTTGCACTTGCAGTTCGTGATTTTCTTGGTGAAAGCGATCGTAGAAATCAACTGTTGCACATTGATTTAATCGCACTTGTACAACTTGACGACCTTCCTGCAATACTGCCAAAGCTTCATGCTTCTCTTGAATCTGTTGCTCAATCTTAGCCTTCTTATCTTGCTCTTCCTGCCACTGCTGGGAAAAATTCAGAAGTTCCTCAACTTCTAGACGTGCTGCTTCAAGTTGTTCGCGCTCAGTTGGAAAGACAAACTCAAACCCAGGAAAGCTTTGAGTGTGCAGCCAATTAGCATGAATACGACGCGCCAGTCGCTGAAAGACACTTTTATCGCTGACTGCACCAATCCAATCGATAGCTCGCTTTCGCCAAGAATCGTCTTGATAAGGTAGTTCTTGTGATGCTTGATCTAAATCTTTTTGAATTTCTTCATAAGCCGTGCGGGGAAAGTCTGCATAGTCTTTCAAGGAAGAGTACAAATTTAGCGACAGTTCCAGATCTGCGATCGACCGCTCCAGATTTGCGATTTCACTGTCGAATTGTGAAGCCGAATGTTCGTCCTTCTGTCTCTGCGCTTCAAACTCCTGATTCTGATCAACGATTTGATGTAATTTTGCTTCCAGCGCTAAAATTGAATTTCTAGCTTGAGTGTGAATCTCGGAATTATAAGGAGTAGATTGCAAATAGTCGATCGCGCCTCTTAATTTGGGCAATCCTTCGTCTTTGATCACTGTCCTGTTACCACCAGGCAAGTAGAAAAGCTTTGAAGAAATTGTAGAGTTGAGGCGAACTTTGAATTTATCGATCGCGCCATTGTTTGTAGCCGAGAAAACGCACAAGTTGTTTACATCTGTTCCCAGATGAATAATGGAATGGGCACGTTGCCACACCTGCTGAGCTATCCAATGAGGAGCCAGTTCAGTCTTACCGCAGCCAGGTCCACCCCAAACTGCAATCAAAGTGTCCTCTTGCTGAGACTTAAGTGCAGCTTGCTGAAAAGAATCGAGGATATGCCCTGGAGCCGCCGCCCAGAAAATTGAATCTTGTTGTGGCGAGGATGGAGTACCGAATAGAAACTTCATAAAAGGATAGCTAGGGTTACACCACTGAGGTACCTCACTGCCACCAAGAAGTTGTTGTTGCAGCGCATCAATTTCTTCACGAAGCGAAGCGTTGTAAGGCTGCAAATTCCAACGTACGAGATATGGAGCGCGACTGGTGAAGCAGCCACCTTCCGGTAAATCGACTTGTCTTAAAAAATCTTGTACCGTCGAGAAAGGGCGCTTAAAGAGATCCTGGAGGAATCTATGTATGCCTTCACTAACAACTAGCGTATCGATATCAGGCTCTTGCAAGCCGAAAAACTCAACTAGATTTGGTGCTACAGGTAGAATCTCAAATTTACTGTCGGTTAGATCCCAACCAGAGGAGTGATAATTGCCTCGAAAAATAGCGGAGATTTCTACCACAAAAGGAGGGTGAAACAAATTTCTCTGTTCGCTACTTCTACCCTTAACTTTTCTAACTGTTGGGAGTGCCAAAGCCACGCCATCATCGAAGCTGACTGGTGAGCGAGAATCACAGCGATGTTTTAGCAAATCAAACAGCGAGCGCTGAATCATCAACTTATTCTGAACAATTTGCACTCCTTGATCAAAGACGCGCTGGTAAGCGCCGCGTCCATGCTCGATGGAAGCACAAGCTAAGTCATCTAATCGAAGATAGTCTTTGTATGCTTGAAGTATGATATGCAGCTTCTCGATGGGCAGCATAAATATTAGAAGGATAGGGCGAAGGCGATTTTTTCATCCTAGTTCGCCTGTTCCCAATCGCCCACACTTTATCTCAGGCTGTAACATTTCGTAGAGAAAACTACTGTTCCAATTTAGTAGCCAAAGCCTCTAGCTCTACAAGTAGTTCCTCCACTCTTTGCTGTAACTCAGGGTATTCCCATACCTTTGCCTTCTTAAACTTTCGGCAAGTAGCATCAAGCCGCCGCCCTAGCGTCGATTGTTCTGACTTGGGTTGCACTGTCTTGACGTGTTCCTTAATTTGTTGAAGTGACCAGTCTTCAGAAATAGCCTGCTTTAGTACTGCTTTGCGAGAATCCTCTAATTTGATTTGCGCGATCGCTCTCGCTTTTGTGTAGGCAACCTCTCCTGTTTCCACTGCTTCTAAAACGTCTTTTGGTAGATTCAGCAGGGGAAGGCGATTTTTTACAAACGATTCCCAGGTCATCCGCCCTAGCTGACAGAATAATGTTTCAACTTTTTCTAGTTGAGGGTTGGGCATAACGTTATGCCCAGAATCAGACTTACGTTCTGCCTCGTGTTTGAGTCGGTAAAGCAATGAGGGAATTTCTTGAGCCTTCAAATTGAGCTGCAAGGCGAGAAGGTGTAAAACGCCTTCGGTTTCTTCAACAGGGTTAAGATCCTCACGTTGCAGATTTTCGATCAGAGCTAACTGAAAAGCTTCTGTATCACTAAGTTCTCGTTCGATGATCGGAACGGTTTCTAAACCCACCTCCGCAGCGGCGCGGTATCGCCGTTCTCCTGCAACTAGCTCATAACTGCCGTTTGGCAGGGGTCGAACCAGAAGGGGTTGAAGAATTCCATGCTGCCGAACAGATTCGACTAGCTGCATTTGAGCCTGTGGATCGAAATAACGACGTGGTTGGGATTGGGGAAGTGTAATCTGATCGAGCGAAACAGAAGATTCCTTAGCTGGAGATCCAAGCTTTCCAAAAACATCGTCGAGCGGATTTTTAATTTTTCCGCCATAGGCTTGTTCATGTTTAGACATTAGTTCAATTTCTCCATTGCCGATGCTAACTGGTTCAGAATCGAAACAGAAGGATGTTTAGGGCTAAAGACTGCGAGAGGTTGGCGCTTCTCTGAGGCATCTGCAAAAAGAGTTGATCGCGGAATTGGATCAAACACCGTTCCAATCCCTGATAACTGCTCCTGCATTGCTGCCAAGGATCGGGCATCTTGAGAATTACGCGAATCGTAGATTGTTGGAACAAATCCTGCAATTTGCAGTTTTCGATTAATTTTATTTCTGACACGCGCAACCGTCTCTAAGAGTTTATTCGTTCCAGCGAATGCTTTGAACTGAGTTTCGATCGGCACAAGAATGTGAGTCGCCGCAACCAGCGAGATGAAACTGAGCAGACCTAAACTCGGCGGGCAATCAATCAGGATGAAATCGTAATCTTCCAGTACTGGCTCGATCGCAGATTTCAGCCGGTACTCACGCAAGTCAGCGCTGACAAGCTGCATTTCAGCAACAGACAGATTTAGATTGGTTGGCGCAAGATCCATTTGATGAATATCCCCTTGAATTGGAAGCGGGTTCTCGTTCACGATCGCTTCGTAAATAGTCTGCTCTAACTCATCAGGTTCAAGACCCATAAAAATTGTCAACGACGCTTGTGGGTCCATATCGATCAGCAGGACCCGATTCTTCTTTTTCTGGGCGAGTTGAAAACCCAAATTCATTGTGAGGGTTGTTTTAGCAACGCCTCCAGCCTGATTGAAAACAGCAATTACTCTAGTCATCGAGTTTCCCTAGTTGCAGAATGGGATTACAGTCACTCGACTTGTGCAAGCCTAGTTGAAAGAAGTATGCAGCTAAAATTGTAAGAGAAGAGCCGCTAGTTTTTGCATTATTTTTGCCATCAATTTTAGATTTCTCCAACACAAGTCAAATTTTGAGAAGACGATACGCTAAACACTATTGTTAAAATCTGGTTGAAAGGAGCGTCTGGAGAATGCACGATTTTTACTTAACCTACTCCAGTAACGAAAAACTGACACCAATGGTGGCAGAAATCGGATGGTCGCATAACACCGCGATTTTGCAGAAATGCAAAGACGATTTAGAACGAGAATTTCATATTTGATCGACTCGTAAATTCGGCTGAACGAAAAACGTTCCGATTCACCAGATTGAGAATCAAACATACGAAAAAACGTCACTTAACCAAACAAATTTTGAGCAGACTGTTTCAGATACAATTCGTCAACGGGCAAAGCTCACCACTTATCGGATCACTCCAGACCTTTCTGAAGAACTACACGTTTAACTGCCTGCACCTGAACAAATTTCCAAACTCCTTGAGGGTATTGATAAATAGGGTGTAGTAGAGAAAATTGCTTCAGCTACACCCTTAGATTTCTTCGTAGTCTGGGTCTACTCGTGCTTGATTGGGGGCATTTCATTCACACTTGCTAATCAAAAAGACAGATTCTAGCGAAGTGCGATCGTAGTATTATTCTCATGTAAACCAGTGTTTTGCACCAATAAAGCCGCCCCCGAACCAGTAACCCCGGCTCTAAATTGGATACCGAGCAAGCCATGTTTCCGTTAAACGGAATTTAGGTCAGGTCTGTCAAAGGCGCAAAAAATCTTCAATTGATTTGCGGCTGACTTTTTGTATCAGAAAGAAATCGAGAATTCAAAATGCTAATAGGTTAGCCAGTTTAAGCAGATGACAACCGCTCGATTGCCAGTACATCTTAAAAGACTAGCGGTTGTGCAAATAGCACTTATACTTTGGGTGAATTTTGATCTAGGATTAATTCAACTTCCCATATCAAAGCGAACTTTGTGAATCCAGAATCCTCGATCGAATCGTTGCAGTCTCCTAGCGAACAGTCAGGCTGGGAACAATTTATCGAGTTATTTAACAGCGATGGGATACGGGTGTTTGAGTGGATTGACCAAGCTACCGCTTGCTTTGAAGCAGTCGATCGTAAAAATATATCGAAGTCTGCGAATCAGATTAAACTAAGCAAAACTCGACTACAGGCAGCACAAAAGATTCACAGCGAACTCTCAGCGCTGTTTTCTACATTGCCACAGTCACCGGAAAATCAAGACCAGCGAGATCGCCTTCAGCAGCAGTTTGATGTTCTCAAAGCGCGAATTCAATCTTTAGACCAAAAATTCAGCGAACTTATGCGCGACAGCACCACCAAGGCGGCGAAGCAATCCGAACTTTTTCTAAACGACGCGATCGAAGCGATCCCAACTGGCGCACCTTTTATTAGCTCGATCGAATCCCAGTTGCGAACGGATTTATGGGCAGATCGCGATGGTACTGCTGTTTTTTCCAAAGCCGCTAAAAGTAATCCGAAGAACTACATTGAGCATTACATCTCTAGCCCAGGTGATGTCACGATGCTGCCTTGGGACGCTGCGGAAAAGATCATCAACAATTTTGGATTTAATACGGTCAAGCTCCAGCTCATTTTTGCAGCACACGCCATGAATCAAGCGGAACCGTGGAACGACAGCTTTACTTTGTCCGGCGAGGATGTCATCAAGAATTTAGGCTGGAATAGTCGCAAAGACATTCCCATGAGCCAGAAATTGGCAGAATTAGCTGGATGTGCATTTGCTCTAGACTGCTTATTGGTCAAAGTGGAATGGAACGAAGGGAAAGTCAACCGTCGTAAAACACGAGTCACTGTTCAGACTTCGCGGATGTGGAATATCGCCATCACTGCAACGGGGCAGAAAAATTTACTCTCTGAGAATTTGGAAGATCTTGAGAAGTTAGAACTTCAGGTGCAGCCTGGACTTTGGACAAAGGGCTTCTTGAATCGGGGTGGTGCAAAAGCGAGAGAAGCACTGTATCAATTTGGATATCTTGCTCAAAGTGTACTCAGAATTGACCCCTATCATAATGAGCTTGCCTTGCGTCTTGCGCTTCATCTCACGCTTGAGAGTCGCTTCCACACTTCGGGACAGTATCGAGTCAGAACACTCTTCGACTCTGCACTTCTAGGGTACTCCGACAAAATTGCTCAAGCACAATCGAATCGGCATAAAGCACGCGATTTAACAAATCAATGGAATGAGGCGCTTAAGACACTGATGAGATTGGGATGGAGCATTGACTTTGACGATCGCTATCCAGAATGCCTCAGACCAGACAGCGCACTTCGGAAACCCAAAGGGTATTTCAGCTTGCTATTGGAGAGCAAAATCACGATTCATCCTCCTGAGCCGATCCCAGAACTTCTAACTCAAGGAAAATTAGGCAAATCAAAGACGACCCAAGCCGACGAGCAACTGCCAACACTCAAAGCCGCCTTGCTCTCCGGCGACCAAGTTCGGGAAGCGCGAAAAAGTAGAGGCTGGAGTCAAGCAAAATTAGCGGGATTTCTCGGCATTTCTCAACAGTTAATTTCTCATATTGAATCTGGTCGTCGAGAACCAACCCCAGAAGTTGAAGCCAACATCAGAAGATTGCTTAAACTCTAACTGCCTTTCAGAATATGCGTTTTAGCATTTTATCCTTGATATTTACTACACGATGCCGCTTGTAGTAAAAAATATAATGCTCGAAATTGACCTCAAACCCTTGCTATGCAGCGCTTTTAGGTTACTACAAACGAACCCGGATTCGCTCACAAAATGCCCGGATCAACGCACAAAGCGCCCGGATCAACGCACAAAAGAATCTTCCTAACCTTTGCGCGGTAAAGCTTGCAGCTTTTTACTACACCTCTGAGTAGTTTGATAAAACTGATCGGTCAAAAACACAGTTTTTCTGAGTCTGACAGAATTTAGCATCCTTACTCCTTATCAGAGGTAAATTTCGGATGCGATCGTCCCCACACTTTACCAGCTACGTTTCAGCAGAGTTGGCTGAACAGCACCCTGCTGAATTACCCAGATTCAAGTTCGCTGTTAATACTCAGGGCTGTGACAAGAATTGGGATTTTAGACGTTTAAGCGCCAACTTTCGCGATCGAGAAGGCACACTCAACGATGTGCAAGAACACATCAAGCAAGGACACGCGATCTGTGCGGGTCTACTCAATGGGCGCTGGCGTTCAAAATCGAATTTTGCGGGTTCACAATGGGTGCTGTGTGAAATCGACAACGCCGCTTTAGAAAGAGATGACCAAGGCAACATTCTTAGAGACAAAGAAGGCAAAGGAATTAAAATCTATCAACATCAGATGACCGTGGCGGAAGCGATCGCGCATCCGTTTGTCCAGAAATACTGTTCACTGATTTACACCACGCCCAGCCATACTCCAGAGTGGAACCGATTTCGATTCATGTTTCGATTGCCAGAGTTAATTTGCGACATCGAAACTTACGAAGCGATCGTGCAATTTCTCCTGAAACATCTACCTCATGATCCCGCGTGTAAAGACGGTATTCGCGTGTTTTATGGAAATACGAACGCAGAATTTCCGTTGGTCAATCCTGCCACTTGTTTACCGCAGGAGTGGGTTCACCAAGCAATCATTCAGGCTGAAACAACACGACAAGAAAGAGCAGAGCAGGAGAAAATTTTCGTTCTTAAACGGCAGCAATTTCGCCAATTGGCTCACGATGAAGGATGGAATCTTGACCAACTGATCCAGCAGGCACTTAATCACATTCCACCTCGAACCCCTGGAAGTGGCAACTACGATGAGTGCCGTCAAGTTCTGATGGCACTGGTGAATCATTACGGGACTGTGGAAGCGGAAGCGATCGCACAAAGTTGGAGTCCGTCAATTAAAGGTACAACTTGGAATATTGCACAAAAAATTCAATCGTTTCGACGTAAGGGAATCACGATCGGAACGCTGTTTCACATTGCAGGTCAATACGGGTTTCGGTTTCCCAAACGCAAGACCGAGTTTGACTCGCGAGAGCCAGACCAGGAAGCGTACCGAGCTTTTGTTGCTGAACAAGAAGAGCGATCGCGCTTAGAACAGATTCAAGCCGAACAGCAGCAGTACGATCGATTGAAGCATTGCCTGAAATGGTTTCAGCAACGATTTGAGAAAAAAGGATTTGGCAAATCATCAGAACGAAAAGCGAAAACTCCACCAGAGACAATTGAGTATGTACCAGGAAAACTGCCGAGATTAGGGGACTATGACAGCCCACCCAAAATCGCCTACAAAAGAGCGCACCTTAGTCAATTACTTTGGGAAGCTCGAATGAAGGGTTGGCAAGACATTCTCGATACCACACCACCAGGCGGCGGTAAATCCCACAGTTATGCCTCACTTTCACCGCACGAACTTGGCGTACAACAGGTCGAAAACGAGGAGAACGACGATCGCACTCTACATAGAGTCTGGTTGCTTAGCCGAAATCATCGCAATCCAACCACTGAACCAGCCGAACGAAATTACGAAGACTTGCCAGTTAGAAATGCTGGCTTTGTCAAAGAGACAACGCGGAAAACGCCACTAGGTGCAAACTTCTTGCGCTGGGCGAAACAAGGCGAGACGATCGAGACTGAGGGCAATTGCCATCTCACCGATCTCATTCACAAAGCTGCCAACAAAGGTTTATCTACCGCAAATCAAACTGCTACCCTCAATCCGTTCTGCGCGATTTGCCGTCACAAAGACTACTGCAAAGATTCTTCCGGCAATGGTTTTGGCTTTCGATTCGAGCGATCGCAAATTTTTCAGTTCTCCACTCAAGTTCGTGCCTCGATCAATTCATTGCCTGATCCATCTGACTACTTAGCGTACAGCGGCGATGTCGCAATTCTCGATGAAGCATTTACTCAACTTCAACCCGTTCAATCAATTACAGCGACTTTGAGCGACTTCGATACGCAGTGGGCAGAGCTTGAAGCAAACTTACCAGCCGCGCACACACTCCTCGAGCCTTTGCGCCAAGCATTAAGACCTTTAGTTGCGGGAGAAGTCAGACAGCACTACGGCTATAACGATGAGGAGCTAAGAACTTTAATCCCGAAAGCACCTGCACAATTCAACAAGGTTTTAGAGGAAATTTGGCAAACGTTGAGTGTCGATTTCCCGGCTTTGACCGAAGAACCGGATCAGATTCAAACCAAAACCGAAACAATGGAGATTACACGATTGAAAAGTAGAACTCATCGCCAAAGCCAAAAGCTGGAAAGACTCCGGCTTGAGTTGACTCAGCTACAAGAAATTGAAGAAGAACTGAAGCAAGGACAGATTGACTTATTTAGCCAATATCAATGGTCAGAAATCGATCGACAAGCAAAGCTAAATCGACTAGCAGAACTTCCCCAAATGATTGAAGCGATTCAAATCGAACTGGAAGCTGATCAAAATCAGCTAGAGCAATCACTTCAGCATCGAGACCTGTACCGTAATTTCAATCGATCTCAATTTCGTAACGCTCAAGATCGTCTGAATACCGTTCTCGATTGCTTACCCTCGCAGTGGTTACTGCCATTCCTAGCAGTCTGGAACGATTCAACAGCCGGAGCAATTCGAGTGAGTTCATTTGGAGGATTAACCGTCACCACTTACCGAGATCGACATAACGCAATTTTGAATGGCATCAAAACCCGAATCTACCTCGATGCAACTGCAACTCCTGAAGTCCTAAGTTTGTATCGCCAAATGCCAACCCGCCACATTCTTTGGATTGCCCAGAAACAACTACGAT
This region includes:
- a CDS encoding superfamily I DNA/RNA helicase (similar to AA sequence:cyanobase_aa:PCC7424_5558), whose amino-acid sequence is MLPIEKLHIILQAYKDYLRLDDLACASIEHGRGAYQRVFDQGVQIVQNKLMIQRSLFDLLKHRCDSRSPVSFDDGVALALPTVRKVKGRSSEQRNLFHPPFVVEISAIFRGNYHSSGWDLTDSKFEILPVAPNLVEFFGLQEPDIDTLVVSEGIHRFLQDLFKRPFSTVQDFLRQVDLPEGGCFTSRAPYLVRWNLQPYNASLREEIDALQQQLLGGSEVPQWCNPSYPFMKFLFGTPSSPQQDSIFWAAAPGHILDSFQQAALKSQQEDTLIAVWGGPGCGKTELAPHWIAQQVWQRAHSIIHLGTDVNNLCVFSATNNGAIDKFKVRLNSTISSKLFYLPGGNRTVIKDEGLPKLRGAIDYLQSTPYNSEIHTQARNSILALEAKLHQIVDQNQEFEAQRQKDEHSASQFDSEIANLERSIADLELSLNLYSSLKDYADFPRTAYEEIQKDLDQASQELPYQDDSWRKRAIDWIGAVSDKSVFQRLARRIHANWLHTQSFPGFEFVFPTEREQLEAARLEVEELLNFSQQWQEEQDKKAKIEQQIQEKHEALAVLQEGRQVVQVRLNQCATVDFYDRFHQENHELQVQLFQKSWDFLEQEALLRREEMLETLRIYEGTLQRNEESIGEIKLNAERFFTRLSLVFPVLSSTLQSLSVIIPALEPNLIRFTILEEMGATPPHQVLPVLARSQQVAALGDPKQIEPILNLCPDTIQEYCKRSFLNRGLTFQDYERYAPTAKDTATAFHLAAGASGECGDLGNAIVLRNHYRSVPAIITFCSPNYPGGLNILTTDRRSALGSNLIAYSVEGEVQDRVNLQEIQAVEKIINQLLNRSYKINQIGVLSPFFHQASALRFHLLNRWRNFSYYDIGTIHSFQGGEKPVIILSPYQCDRSFLSYINRRPNLLNTAVSRAEELFILIGNLEQLEATGETRRLIQHCKQYGEIRSLPEG
- a CDS encoding chromosome partitioning protein, ParB family (similar to AA sequence:cyanobase_aa:alr9027), with amino-acid sequence MSKHEQAYGGKIKNPLDDVFGKLGSPAKESSVSLDQITLPQSQPRRYFDPQAQMQLVESVRQHGILQPLLVRPLPNGSYELVAGERRYRAAAEVGLETVPIIERELSDTEAFQLALIENLQREDLNPVEETEGVLHLLALQLNLKAQEIPSLLYRLKHEAERKSDSGHNVMPNPQLEKVETLFCQLGRMTWESFVKNRLPLLNLPKDVLEAVETGEVAYTKARAIAQIKLEDSRKAVLKQAISEDWSLQQIKEHVKTVQPKSEQSTLGRRLDATCRKFKKAKVWEYPELQQRVEELLVELEALATKLEQ
- a CDS encoding cobyrinic acid ac-diamide synthase (similar to AA sequence:cyanobase_aa:PCC7424_5560); its protein translation is MTRVIAVFNQAGGVAKTTLTMNLGFQLAQKKKNRVLLIDMDPQASLTIFMGLEPDELEQTIYEAIVNENPLPIQGDIHQMDLAPTNLNLSVAEMQLVSADLREYRLKSAIEPVLEDYDFILIDCPPSLGLLSFISLVAATHILVPIETQFKAFAGTNKLLETVARVRNKINRKLQIAGFVPTIYDSRNSQDARSLAAMQEQLSGIGTVFDPIPRSTLFADASEKRQPLAVFSPKHPSVSILNQLASAMEKLN
- a CDS encoding hypothetical protein (Protein of unknown function DUF1016;~similar to AA sequence:cyanobase_aa:Ava_4169), which produces MHDFYLTYSSNEKLTPMVAEIGWSHNTAILQKCKDDLEREFHI
- a CDS encoding hypothetical protein (similar to AA sequence:cyanobase_aa:AM1_A0036) produces the protein MNPESSIESLQSPSEQSGWEQFIELFNSDGIRVFEWIDQATACFEAVDRKNISKSANQIKLSKTRLQAAQKIHSELSALFSTLPQSPENQDQRDRLQQQFDVLKARIQSLDQKFSELMRDSTTKAAKQSELFLNDAIEAIPTGAPFISSIESQLRTDLWADRDGTAVFSKAAKSNPKNYIEHYISSPGDVTMLPWDAAEKIINNFGFNTVKLQLIFAAHAMNQAEPWNDSFTLSGEDVIKNLGWNSRKDIPMSQKLAELAGCAFALDCLLVKVEWNEGKVNRRKTRVTVQTSRMWNIAITATGQKNLLSENLEDLEKLELQVQPGLWTKGFLNRGGAKAREALYQFGYLAQSVLRIDPYHNELALRLALHLTLESRFHTSGQYRVRTLFDSALLGYSDKIAQAQSNRHKARDLTNQWNEALKTLMRLGWSIDFDDRYPECLRPDSALRKPKGYFSLLLESKITIHPPEPIPELLTQGKLGKSKTTQADEQLPTLKAALLSGDQVREARKSRGWSQAKLAGFLGISQQLISHIESGRREPTPEVEANIRRLLKL
- a CDS encoding hypothetical protein (similar to AA sequence:cyanobase_aa:AM1_A0016), with protein sequence MRSSPHFTSYVSAELAEQHPAELPRFKFAVNTQGCDKNWDFRRLSANFRDREGTLNDVQEHIKQGHAICAGLLNGRWRSKSNFAGSQWVLCEIDNAALERDDQGNILRDKEGKGIKIYQHQMTVAEAIAHPFVQKYCSLIYTTPSHTPEWNRFRFMFRLPELICDIETYEAIVQFLLKHLPHDPACKDGIRVFYGNTNAEFPLVNPATCLPQEWVHQAIIQAETTRQERAEQEKIFVLKRQQFRQLAHDEGWNLDQLIQQALNHIPPRTPGSGNYDECRQVLMALVNHYGTVEAEAIAQSWSPSIKGTTWNIAQKIQSFRRKGITIGTLFHIAGQYGFRFPKRKTEFDSREPDQEAYRAFVAEQEERSRLEQIQAEQQQYDRLKHCLKWFQQRFEKKGFGKSSERKAKTPPETIEYVPGKLPRLGDYDSPPKIAYKRAHLSQLLWEARMKGWQDILDTTPPGGGKSHSYASLSPHELGVQQVENEENDDRTLHRVWLLSRNHRNPTTEPAERNYEDLPVRNAGFVKETTRKTPLGANFLRWAKQGETIETEGNCHLTDLIHKAANKGLSTANQTATLNPFCAICRHKDYCKDSSGNGFGFRFERSQIFQFSTQVRASINSLPDPSDYLAYSGDVAILDEAFTQLQPVQSITATLSDFDTQWAELEANLPAAHTLLEPLRQALRPLVAGEVRQHYGYNDEELRTLIPKAPAQFNKVLEEIWQTLSVDFPALTEEPDQIQTKTETMEITRLKSRTHRQSQKLERLRLELTQLQEIEEELKQGQIDLFSQYQWSEIDRQAKLNRLAELPQMIEAIQIELEADQNQLEQSLQHRDLYRNFNRSQFRNAQDRLNTVLDCLPSQWLLPFLAVWNDSTAGAIRVSSFGGLTVTTYRDRHNAILNGIKTRIYLDATATPEVLSLYRQMPTRHILWIAQKQLRSQNLKVTWIQGLGLAGKDRSQSCDRRINALLDALRQQHPDIAVFDWQSKKQDTDADGHWFSDFTRGTNEFSDRSAIVAIGLPMPNAGALYDLWITLTNQSNLEHLPFCDFYQHQIDAEILQAVGRLRANRRTDESLSFFLIGDTEQSKNLSYQLPDSLSYTIRQARDITPEAATSTELAWTIVTEMMERWWSETGTLPTQKQIEGETGIRQDHISKLAQKFSGGWKQLKRIFQSLINPMRSWNIFEPVTEQEDWIEPFLVEMSDRTFSDITQNSSEATALQLNVLIEVIGWQTWQRIVVRTPSSIRLNLAIALFQDGFTTSFSSAFR